One segment of Opitutaceae bacterium DNA contains the following:
- the rbfA gene encoding 30S ribosome-binding factor RbfA has product MSNRTLRINELVQREMSDYLRKKHQSEAVTLTITSVEVASDLRTGRVFVGVIGDDAHCTDRLRWLRKHGEEIRREMGRRVILKWNPRWEFVLDDSGERGARILRALNEIEELDRKVRDSKGGDAAE; this is encoded by the coding sequence GTGTCCAATCGAACCCTTCGCATCAACGAGCTCGTTCAGCGGGAAATGAGCGACTACCTTCGAAAAAAGCACCAGTCGGAGGCGGTCACGCTGACCATCACCTCAGTGGAGGTGGCATCCGACCTCCGAACGGGCAGGGTTTTTGTCGGCGTCATCGGCGATGACGCGCACTGCACGGACCGCCTTCGATGGCTTCGCAAACACGGCGAGGAGATCCGCCGCGAAATGGGCAGGCGGGTGATACTTAAATGGAACCCACGCTGGGAATTTGTCCTCGACGATTCCGGCGAGCGCGGCGCCCGCATCCTGCGCGCGCTGAATGAGATCGAGGAGCTGGATCGAAAAGTCCGCGATTCCAAGGGAGGCGATGCGGCGGAGTGA
- a CDS encoding aminotransferase class IV: MSYVQANTNGRLHPADEPSISPLNRGFLYGDAIYEVWRTYENVLFAWEEHWVRLERSASSLFMTIPVTRLSLLEEVRRTVSAFRARVKDAPDVYVRLQITRGGGAIGLDTRLADKADYLILVQANPKLTPEKLRAGLFLSLATSLRRNPRDSLNPAWKTGNYLNNILCLREARAKGADEVVICNLDGEITEAAVSNIAFVKHGIVVTPPAESGILEGVTRRILISHVAASAGVSIEQCAIRPAELGEFEECFLMSTTKDIVPVRAIDDCAFHVGDNTVTMTLKREFAKHVANYVATHQTALWVPES, translated from the coding sequence ATGTCTTACGTGCAGGCCAATACGAATGGGCGGCTTCATCCGGCGGACGAGCCATCGATATCGCCGCTCAATAGAGGCTTCCTCTATGGCGATGCCATTTACGAAGTCTGGCGAACCTATGAGAACGTCCTCTTTGCATGGGAGGAGCATTGGGTTCGACTGGAGCGTTCGGCATCCTCGCTCTTCATGACGATTCCCGTCACCCGGTTGTCCCTGCTGGAGGAAGTCAGGAGGACGGTCTCGGCCTTTCGGGCGCGTGTGAAGGATGCTCCCGATGTATACGTGCGACTTCAAATCACCCGGGGCGGCGGAGCGATCGGGCTGGACACCCGGCTTGCTGACAAGGCTGACTATCTGATACTGGTGCAGGCCAATCCGAAGCTGACGCCGGAGAAGCTTCGAGCGGGTCTTTTCCTTTCGCTGGCGACTTCCCTGCGTCGGAATCCCCGGGACTCCCTCAATCCCGCGTGGAAAACCGGCAACTACCTGAACAATATTCTTTGCCTGCGTGAAGCGCGTGCGAAGGGCGCTGATGAAGTGGTGATCTGCAATCTCGATGGAGAAATCACCGAGGCCGCGGTGAGCAATATTGCCTTTGTTAAGCATGGAATAGTCGTCACGCCTCCGGCCGAGTCGGGAATCCTGGAAGGGGTGACGCGACGAATCCTGATTTCCCATGTTGCCGCATCAGCGGGTGTCAGCATTGAACAATGTGCGATCAGGCCGGCAGAACTTGGTGAATTCGAGGAGTGCTTTCTAATGTCGACCACGAAGGATATCGTCCCGGTGCGAGCCATCGACGACTGTGCGTTTCACGTGGGGGACAATACCGTGACGATGACACTAAAGCGGGAATTCGCGAAGCATGTGGCGAATTATGTTGCCACGCACCAAACAGCCCTGTGGGTGCCCGAATCCTGA
- a CDS encoding DHH family phosphoesterase: MNKHTPNTQPYSSQSKAFAALLPALKGRTVAVVGHAKPDGDCIGSQVALATVLRNLGHTVVCANVDRVPRVLQFLACDMPFLKAADAPADAIAIFVDCADVARPGDVLAARYPRPFANIDHHLSNTNYAENNLVEKTAAATCEMLAGIFLDCGLPIDRTTAQALYAGITTDTGQFRFNSTSRNTFLLAAELVSRGAQPSVIGTAIFDNESPAKLRLLQRFLASLRMESDGRICIGVLPLGVFEETGALFEDTEGLVDYARSIAGVEVGVLIEEKVGAVKSSLRGKDPAIRLDQIATQFGGGGHACAAGLTLKGATPEEYRARLIEALNARMDEVKRTHQAA; the protein is encoded by the coding sequence ATGAACAAACACACACCAAACACCCAACCCTACTCAAGCCAGTCGAAAGCCTTTGCGGCTTTGCTGCCCGCCCTCAAGGGCCGGACCGTCGCCGTCGTCGGACATGCAAAGCCGGACGGCGACTGCATCGGCTCGCAGGTTGCTCTGGCGACAGTTCTCCGCAACCTGGGGCATACCGTCGTCTGTGCAAATGTGGACAGGGTTCCGCGCGTGCTGCAGTTTCTAGCCTGCGACATGCCGTTCCTGAAGGCGGCCGACGCTCCCGCCGATGCGATCGCGATATTTGTCGACTGCGCGGATGTTGCGAGGCCCGGTGACGTCCTGGCTGCGCGCTACCCGCGCCCGTTCGCCAATATCGACCATCACCTTTCCAACACCAACTACGCGGAGAACAACCTCGTCGAAAAAACCGCCGCCGCGACCTGCGAGATGCTCGCGGGAATTTTCCTCGATTGCGGCCTGCCCATTGACCGGACAACCGCCCAGGCGCTCTACGCGGGAATCACCACCGACACGGGCCAGTTCCGTTTCAACTCGACCTCGCGAAACACGTTTCTTCTCGCAGCCGAACTGGTCTCCCGGGGTGCGCAACCCTCGGTCATCGGGACAGCGATATTCGACAACGAATCCCCCGCAAAGCTGCGGCTGCTGCAGCGTTTTCTCGCATCCCTGCGCATGGAGAGCGATGGACGGATCTGCATCGGAGTCCTGCCCCTGGGCGTGTTCGAAGAAACGGGCGCCTTGTTCGAGGACACCGAGGGGCTTGTCGACTACGCGCGCTCCATAGCGGGAGTGGAGGTTGGCGTGTTGATTGAGGAAAAGGTCGGTGCTGTGAAATCCAGCCTGCGCGGAAAGGATCCCGCCATCCGGCTCGACCAGATCGCCACCCAATTTGGCGGAGGAGGTCACGCCTGCGCGGCCGGGCTGACTCTCAAGGGAGCAACTCCTGAAGAATACAGGGCACGCCTCATTGAGGCCCTCAATGCCCGGATGGACGAAGTGAAGCGCACGCATCAGGCGGCTTGA
- the nusA gene encoding transcription termination factor NusA, with product MSNEILSVLEYMEKEKGIGRADMIAAIVNAIKAAALKGVNSGQELKIEINPRNGQLKAWSVLKVVDSVSNPRTEIHVEKAQAVQPGVQIGEFIDKEIDPSTLGRIAAQTARQAVMQRLRQFEKERIYDDFKDMVGNIVTGTVRRKERNDIFIDLGKAEAILPGKEQVPTEEYQPGDRIRCLLLEIENSPRGPELVLSRSSPRFVRRLFEVEVTEIADGTVKIESFAREPGYRTKMAVTSKDPKVDPVGACVGARGARVKTIVRELNGEKIDIINYYADPKQMVIEALRPAVPRDLQFDEKNRRILVRVASDDLAVAIGKGGKNVRLTSRLLGWRLEVEEFKTQVADPRTAGINALVSTFGFDQALAGRLVAIGVTSPAAFEGIATDDLVSANFTVEEAEAILARVHSQTS from the coding sequence ATGAGCAACGAAATTCTATCTGTCCTCGAGTACATGGAGAAGGAAAAGGGGATCGGTCGTGCCGACATGATAGCAGCGATCGTGAATGCCATCAAGGCGGCCGCACTCAAGGGAGTTAACTCCGGCCAGGAGCTGAAGATAGAGATCAATCCTCGAAACGGTCAGCTGAAGGCCTGGTCAGTGCTAAAGGTTGTCGATTCCGTCAGCAATCCCCGGACGGAGATCCACGTTGAAAAGGCCCAGGCGGTTCAGCCGGGTGTGCAGATCGGCGAGTTCATCGACAAGGAAATCGATCCTTCGACGCTGGGCCGCATCGCCGCGCAGACCGCACGGCAGGCTGTCATGCAGAGGCTTCGGCAATTTGAGAAGGAGCGCATCTACGACGATTTCAAGGACATGGTCGGCAACATCGTGACGGGCACGGTGAGGCGGAAGGAGCGCAACGACATCTTTATCGACCTGGGCAAGGCCGAGGCAATCCTGCCTGGCAAGGAGCAGGTGCCGACGGAGGAATACCAGCCGGGCGACCGCATTCGCTGTCTGTTGCTCGAGATTGAAAACAGCCCGCGTGGTCCCGAACTCGTCCTCAGCAGGTCCTCCCCACGCTTTGTCCGGCGATTATTCGAAGTGGAAGTCACCGAAATCGCTGACGGAACCGTCAAGATCGAGTCCTTCGCGAGGGAGCCCGGGTACCGGACGAAAATGGCCGTCACCTCAAAGGACCCCAAGGTCGATCCCGTGGGGGCCTGCGTCGGAGCACGTGGCGCCCGTGTGAAGACCATTGTGCGCGAGCTCAATGGCGAAAAAATCGACATCATCAACTATTACGCCGATCCGAAACAAATGGTCATTGAGGCTTTGCGCCCCGCTGTGCCCCGCGACCTCCAGTTCGACGAGAAGAACCGTCGAATCCTGGTGCGTGTCGCTTCTGACGATCTGGCCGTCGCCATTGGCAAGGGAGGCAAGAACGTGCGCCTCACCTCGCGGCTTCTCGGCTGGCGCCTCGAGGTCGAGGAGTTCAAGACCCAGGTCGCGGATCCGCGCACGGCAGGCATCAATGCTCTGGTTTCGACCTTCGGATTCGATCAGGCTCTGGCCGGCAGGCTCGTCGCGATCGGAGTGACCTCGCCAGCGGCCTTCGAAGGCATCGCAACCGACGATCTGGTCAGCGCAAACTTCACCGTCGAGGAGGCTGAGGCCATCCTGGCACGCGTGCACAGTCAAACTTCCTGA
- a CDS encoding mannose-1-phosphate guanylyltransferase, with the protein MSQKFVVIIAGGKGERFWPQSRAHRPKHLLPIVGTEPLLAQTLARVRAIVPERNTYVITSAAQEKGVRACCAQLPRENIIVEPMGRDTAAAVALAALLIEARSTRAAFAVLPADHVIHDQEAYAADLNAAFAAARAGNVLVTIGIKPTEPATGFGYIERGAVWKSFDRRPVFRVKRFVEKPTVEVARQYLESGNYVWNAGMFVWSVRTVADAIRRHAPDLRDGLAPVWSAVVQRKPLTSALKKAYPGLRKISVDYALLEKSDNVVMLPASFDWDDVGAWPAISRHHDKDANGNVCRGRVVIEQGANNIVFSEGGHLVAAIGVDDFIVVHTADATLIAPKARAQEIKAVLKQIESAKDGARWL; encoded by the coding sequence ATGTCCCAGAAATTTGTCGTGATCATCGCAGGTGGAAAAGGAGAGCGGTTCTGGCCCCAGAGCCGTGCGCATCGGCCGAAGCACCTGCTTCCCATCGTGGGAACGGAGCCCCTGCTCGCTCAAACACTGGCGCGAGTGCGGGCGATCGTTCCGGAGCGCAATACGTATGTCATCACGAGCGCGGCACAGGAGAAAGGCGTGCGCGCGTGCTGTGCGCAGTTGCCACGAGAAAACATCATTGTCGAGCCGATGGGGCGCGACACTGCGGCCGCAGTGGCACTGGCCGCGCTGTTGATTGAGGCCCGCAGTACCAGGGCCGCCTTTGCCGTTTTGCCTGCGGACCATGTCATTCACGATCAAGAGGCGTATGCTGCGGACTTGAACGCCGCCTTTGCGGCCGCAAGGGCGGGGAATGTGCTGGTGACGATCGGCATCAAACCGACGGAGCCGGCAACGGGATTCGGCTACATTGAACGCGGAGCGGTTTGGAAATCGTTTGATCGCCGGCCTGTCTTCCGAGTGAAGCGGTTCGTCGAGAAGCCAACCGTGGAGGTAGCCAGGCAGTATCTCGAATCCGGCAACTACGTTTGGAATGCCGGCATGTTCGTCTGGAGTGTGCGCACCGTGGCTGATGCAATAAGGCGGCACGCGCCGGATTTGCGTGACGGACTTGCGCCTGTCTGGTCGGCGGTGGTGCAACGAAAGCCGCTCACAAGCGCATTAAAGAAGGCCTATCCAGGTCTGCGAAAAATCTCGGTCGATTATGCCCTGCTCGAAAAGTCCGACAATGTGGTGATGCTTCCGGCATCCTTTGACTGGGATGATGTCGGTGCCTGGCCCGCCATATCGCGCCATCACGACAAGGATGCGAACGGCAATGTCTGCCGCGGGCGGGTCGTCATTGAACAGGGGGCCAACAACATTGTGTTCTCAGAGGGCGGGCACCTGGTTGCCGCGATCGGAGTCGATGACTTCATCGTGGTGCACACGGCGGATGCGACACTCATCGCGCCCAAGGCGCGGGCCCAGGAGATCAAGGCGGTTCTCAAGCAAATCGAGTCCGCCAAGGATGGTGCGCGCTGGCTCTAG
- a CDS encoding helix-turn-helix domain-containing protein translates to MPFIDKLNQLETARAKLAEMESTITAERTAALASLPADFGYPDLNSFIRALKLAQRSRGGRRKGARSARAGKSGRRPRARITDETRAQVRSMVEAGKTGLEISKELRISLPSVQNIKTALGLVKARGAKAG, encoded by the coding sequence ATGCCATTCATTGATAAACTGAATCAGCTTGAGACGGCCCGCGCGAAGCTCGCGGAAATGGAAAGCACGATCACTGCGGAGCGGACCGCCGCGCTGGCCAGTCTGCCAGCCGACTTTGGGTACCCTGATCTGAATTCGTTCATACGCGCCTTGAAGCTGGCGCAGCGCTCGCGCGGTGGTCGCCGCAAGGGTGCGCGTTCGGCCAGGGCGGGAAAGTCCGGACGTCGTCCGCGGGCCAGGATTACAGATGAGACAAGAGCACAGGTTCGATCCATGGTCGAGGCGGGGAAGACGGGTTTGGAGATTTCGAAGGAACTCAGGATTTCCCTTCCAAGCGTCCAGAATATCAAGACGGCGCTGGGCCTCGTGAAGGCCAGGGGCGCGAAGGCAGGCTGA
- the moeB gene encoding molybdopterin-synthase adenylyltransferase MoeB, translated as MTGLTPEELARYSRHLRLEEMGISGQTRLKNSRVLVIGAGGLGSPAALYLAAAGVGTLGIVDFDRVEPHNLQRQLLHTDSTVGELKTASAAARLRAANPLITVNEHATAVTASNAVALFSEYDVIVDGTDTFPTRYLNNDAAVLAQRPLVHGSIFRFEGTVSVFAPHLGGPCYRCLFSDPPPSGTVPTCEQAGVLGALCGIIGSLQAMEAIKLITGVGTPLIGSVLTCDALTQEFRRLRLAKSPSCRACGPGASLQEPIPAEPEACNNQSTPPMKAASAEAPLELSVEEVSNLLRTNPEGIALIDVRETYEAEICRIGCARLIPLRQLSDHLASLATDRHLLIYCHHGGRSLRATEFLRSRGFANVSNMRGGIDAWAERIEAGMRRY; from the coding sequence ATGACCGGTCTCACTCCAGAGGAGCTTGCACGCTACAGCCGGCACTTGCGCCTGGAGGAAATGGGAATATCCGGGCAAACCCGATTGAAGAATTCCCGGGTGCTCGTGATCGGTGCCGGCGGACTCGGCAGCCCTGCCGCCCTCTACCTGGCTGCCGCCGGTGTTGGCACGCTGGGCATAGTCGATTTTGACCGGGTGGAACCGCACAACCTGCAGCGACAGTTGCTTCACACTGATTCGACGGTCGGGGAGCTCAAGACCGCGTCCGCCGCAGCCCGACTTCGCGCCGCCAATCCGTTGATCACCGTCAATGAGCACGCCACCGCTGTCACCGCTTCCAACGCCGTGGCATTGTTCAGCGAGTACGATGTCATTGTCGATGGCACCGACACCTTTCCCACTCGCTACCTCAACAATGACGCAGCCGTCCTGGCCCAGCGGCCGCTCGTGCACGGCAGTATTTTCCGCTTCGAAGGCACGGTCTCGGTCTTCGCACCTCACCTTGGAGGGCCCTGCTATCGGTGCCTGTTTTCCGATCCTCCTCCGTCCGGGACAGTGCCCACGTGCGAACAAGCCGGCGTGCTCGGCGCGCTCTGCGGCATTATCGGCAGCCTGCAGGCAATGGAGGCGATCAAACTCATCACGGGCGTCGGCACTCCGCTGATCGGGAGTGTGCTCACCTGTGACGCGCTGACTCAGGAGTTTCGACGCCTGCGACTGGCCAAGAGCCCTTCCTGCCGTGCCTGCGGCCCCGGGGCGTCCTTGCAGGAACCCATTCCCGCCGAGCCAGAAGCCTGCAACAATCAATCAACACCACCCATGAAAGCCGCCAGTGCGGAAGCACCGCTTGAACTAAGCGTCGAGGAAGTCAGCAACCTGTTAAGGACGAATCCGGAGGGCATTGCCTTGATCGACGTTCGCGAAACCTACGAGGCGGAGATCTGCCGCATCGGGTGCGCCAGGCTGATTCCCTTGCGACAACTTTCCGATCACCTCGCGTCCCTCGCAACGGACCGGCATCTTCTCATCTACTGTCACCACGGAGGGCGCAGTCTTCGGGCGACTGAATTTCTGCGGAGTCGCGGATTTGCGAACGTCAGCAATATGCGCGGTGGCATAGATGCCTGGGCCGAACGGATCGAAGCAGGCATGCGTCGATACTGA
- the truB gene encoding tRNA pseudouridine(55) synthase TruB, whose amino-acid sequence MLGIQKDLDGILLIDKPGDHTSHDVVARVRRKLGMKRIGHAGTLDPMATGLMIILVGKATSASQYLISLDKEYSGTIKLGAVTNTQDAEGEVLESRPVPAFSKEEILAAVKTFLGDQYQMPPMFSAIKIDGVPLYKSARKGEEVEREPRFIRVMSWEITRIAPTELDFVLKCSKGTYVRTLAHDLGAKLGCGAHLGALRRTGTHTFNVAQAVTIEQLEAMPRSEIESRLLPARSAVPPGFVL is encoded by the coding sequence ATGCTCGGAATTCAAAAAGACCTCGATGGCATTCTGCTGATCGACAAGCCGGGCGACCACACGTCCCACGACGTCGTCGCCCGCGTCCGCCGCAAGCTCGGCATGAAACGCATCGGCCATGCCGGCACGCTGGACCCCATGGCGACAGGCCTGATGATCATCCTTGTCGGCAAGGCGACGAGTGCCTCGCAGTACCTGATAAGCCTCGACAAGGAATACAGCGGCACGATCAAGCTCGGTGCGGTGACGAACACCCAGGATGCCGAAGGCGAGGTTCTTGAGAGCAGACCCGTGCCAGCCTTTTCGAAGGAGGAGATCCTCGCGGCAGTGAAGACCTTCCTCGGCGACCAGTACCAGATGCCGCCGATGTTTTCCGCCATCAAGATCGACGGCGTGCCGCTCTACAAGTCGGCGCGCAAGGGGGAGGAGGTCGAAAGGGAGCCGCGATTCATCCGGGTCATGAGCTGGGAGATCACGCGCATTGCGCCGACTGAGCTCGATTTCGTCCTGAAATGCAGCAAGGGCACCTACGTGCGCACGCTGGCCCACGACCTCGGCGCGAAGCTAGGCTGTGGGGCGCATCTCGGTGCGCTTCGGCGCACGGGCACCCACACCTTCAACGTCGCACAGGCTGTCACTATCGAGCAACTCGAAGCCATGCCGCGTTCGGAGATCGAATCCCGGCTCCTGCCGGCCAGGTCCGCAGTGCCACCGGGATTTGTCCTGTGA
- the ribF gene encoding riboflavin biosynthesis protein RibF, with translation MFDGVHRGHQVVINGAIAAAHRQGGLSAVLTFWPHPSRLFTPDNPVRQLQSPAYRERRLFSLGLDAVITQPFTREFASIPADRFLSSLKEWLPTLCAIYVGDNWRFGKGRTGDVPFLQEDGARLGIDVVSTARMNADGDAISSSRIRSLLVAGDIAEVNALLGYNYFSEGVVVPGKQLGRTLGFPTLNLTWNPDLAPRFGVYAVRLRDAEQADAAWFPAVANYGLRPTVEQATEPRLEAHVIGQCNFDAGDRLIVEWLAFLRPEKRFETVDQLKAQIAADRDRCITHFATHSGA, from the coding sequence ATGTTCGACGGCGTGCACCGCGGCCATCAAGTGGTGATCAATGGCGCGATCGCCGCCGCGCACAGACAGGGCGGCCTGTCAGCCGTGCTCACATTCTGGCCGCATCCCAGCCGGCTCTTCACCCCCGACAACCCGGTGCGCCAGTTGCAGTCGCCTGCGTACCGCGAGCGCAGGCTGTTTTCCCTGGGACTCGACGCCGTCATCACGCAACCCTTCACCCGGGAGTTTGCGTCAATCCCCGCGGACCGGTTTCTGTCATCCCTGAAGGAGTGGCTTCCCACTCTTTGCGCCATTTACGTCGGTGACAACTGGCGCTTCGGCAAGGGCCGCACGGGTGACGTTCCGTTTCTCCAGGAAGATGGCGCGCGGCTCGGCATCGATGTGGTCAGCACAGCGAGAATGAACGCCGACGGTGATGCCATCAGCAGCTCGCGCATCCGGTCGCTCCTCGTTGCAGGCGATATTGCCGAAGTGAACGCACTGCTCGGCTACAACTACTTCTCCGAAGGCGTCGTTGTTCCTGGAAAACAGCTCGGTCGCACCCTGGGTTTCCCCACGCTCAATCTGACCTGGAATCCCGACCTTGCACCGCGGTTCGGTGTCTACGCCGTGCGCCTCCGCGACGCCGAGCAGGCCGACGCCGCCTGGTTCCCGGCAGTTGCGAACTACGGGCTGCGTCCCACGGTCGAGCAGGCGACAGAACCCCGCCTCGAGGCGCACGTCATCGGACAATGCAACTTCGACGCTGGTGATCGCCTGATTGTAGAATGGCTGGCATTTCTGCGACCAGAGAAGCGATTTGAAACTGTCGATCAGCTGAAAGCCCAAATCGCAGCTGATCGCGATCGGTGCATCACCCACTTCGCAACCCATTCCGGAGCGTGA
- the infB gene encoding translation initiation factor IF-2, giving the protein MSIRIHELAKRHNMEGKEMLAFLKERGYVSANTRSVSSTVSKIYEEEVDKEFASRTADAPPAAPVEDAPVDATEPAKAPFGIFVKTKEDIAREREEARNAAAAASASPAPSAPTPTAPPIVPAPTPLSTPPALPARPPPAPLRGTIAPPVAPHPVPPPASVPLRMPPPPPSAPIPPPPIVRAPAVAPTPPAFSPPPVPPPHAVPPRPAAPPSLPRIPAPSTPIAQFPPAQPALPVATYTQQGDIRVIHMKPPIVVRDFASALGLKPFKLISELMEMGIFASMTQSLDEPVATKVAENHGYLLEIKHRGDAATQQAAKEKARAKQEKPDVDDPANLAPRPPVVCILGHVDHGKTSLLDAIRKAHVAEGEAGGITQHIGAYQIEHSGRKITFLDTPGHAAFSKMRARGANVTDIAILVVAADDGFMPQTDEALSHAQNAKVTLMVAVNKMDVKGANLDRVKTQMQERGIAAEDWGGETITVPVSAIKGTGITELLDYVLLQADVLELKANPKADATGVIIESQVDVGRGPLATVIVQRGTLKIGDALVCGPHWAKVRAMFDDQGRNLKEAPPSTPVRIIGWSGTPESGSQFRAVKNPREAEKLAEEVRHEARKEASTQAAQPKNVSVEQLFADIAATQSKTLKVIIKTDVFGSSEAVRSVLEGIKSTKVSLEIVSTDVGLVTKNDVLMAGASGAVVIGFNTKLENGVTPLAKHHKVRVETYDIIYELGDKVRDMMADLLDPEIKEVRTGAAEVRATFPLAKGFVAGCLVTEGKVTRNSRARVRRKKDSVYEGKVDTLKRFKDDANEVRAGLECGIKLDDFNGYEIGDVIEVFEIQKVRASL; this is encoded by the coding sequence ATGAGCATCCGTATTCACGAACTAGCCAAGCGGCATAACATGGAAGGCAAGGAGATGCTGGCCTTCCTAAAGGAGCGTGGCTACGTGTCCGCGAATACCCGGTCGGTTTCCAGTACGGTCAGCAAGATCTACGAGGAAGAGGTCGACAAGGAGTTCGCCTCGAGGACGGCCGACGCACCGCCTGCCGCGCCCGTGGAGGATGCGCCGGTTGATGCGACGGAACCCGCCAAGGCTCCGTTCGGTATTTTCGTAAAGACAAAGGAGGACATCGCCCGCGAGCGCGAGGAGGCCAGGAACGCGGCCGCGGCGGCCAGCGCTTCGCCGGCTCCAAGTGCTCCCACGCCGACAGCCCCTCCGATCGTGCCAGCGCCAACGCCGCTCTCAACACCACCCGCGCTTCCCGCACGCCCGCCCCCAGCGCCCTTGAGAGGCACCATCGCTCCGCCGGTCGCTCCCCATCCGGTTCCTCCACCCGCTTCCGTGCCGCTGCGCATGCCGCCACCGCCGCCGTCCGCACCCATCCCTCCTCCGCCGATCGTGCGGGCACCGGCTGTCGCTCCAACTCCACCCGCGTTCAGCCCACCCCCCGTTCCGCCACCCCACGCGGTGCCTCCGCGCCCCGCCGCACCGCCCTCACTTCCAAGGATTCCAGCGCCGTCCACCCCCATCGCTCAGTTTCCTCCGGCACAACCGGCCCTTCCCGTAGCCACGTACACCCAGCAGGGCGACATCAGGGTCATCCACATGAAGCCGCCGATTGTTGTGCGGGATTTCGCATCGGCGCTGGGGCTGAAGCCCTTCAAGCTCATCTCCGAACTGATGGAAATGGGCATCTTTGCGTCGATGACGCAAAGCCTGGATGAACCGGTCGCCACCAAGGTTGCCGAGAACCACGGCTACCTGCTGGAAATCAAGCACCGCGGCGATGCCGCAACCCAGCAGGCCGCCAAGGAAAAGGCGCGCGCCAAACAGGAGAAGCCCGACGTCGATGACCCGGCAAATCTGGCTCCACGGCCACCGGTCGTGTGCATCCTGGGTCACGTCGACCACGGCAAGACATCCCTGCTCGACGCCATCCGCAAGGCCCATGTCGCCGAGGGCGAAGCCGGCGGAATCACCCAGCACATCGGTGCCTACCAGATCGAGCACTCCGGCCGCAAAATCACCTTTCTCGACACACCCGGCCACGCGGCTTTCTCCAAGATGCGCGCGCGCGGCGCCAATGTCACCGACATCGCCATTCTGGTCGTCGCCGCCGATGACGGCTTCATGCCCCAGACCGACGAGGCGCTCAGCCATGCCCAGAACGCCAAGGTCACCCTCATGGTTGCCGTCAACAAGATGGACGTGAAGGGAGCCAACCTTGACCGCGTGAAAACCCAGATGCAGGAGCGCGGAATCGCTGCCGAGGACTGGGGCGGCGAAACCATCACGGTCCCTGTTTCAGCAATCAAGGGCACGGGCATCACGGAACTGCTGGATTACGTCCTGTTGCAGGCCGACGTTCTCGAACTGAAGGCGAATCCCAAGGCGGACGCCACGGGCGTCATTATCGAATCCCAGGTCGACGTGGGGCGCGGCCCCCTGGCGACTGTCATCGTTCAGCGCGGCACACTGAAGATCGGCGATGCCCTCGTCTGCGGTCCTCATTGGGCAAAGGTCCGCGCCATGTTCGATGATCAGGGCAGGAACCTCAAGGAAGCTCCTCCGTCAACCCCCGTGCGCATCATCGGATGGTCAGGCACGCCGGAAAGCGGTTCACAGTTCCGCGCCGTCAAGAATCCGCGGGAAGCCGAAAAACTCGCCGAGGAGGTCCGGCATGAAGCCCGCAAGGAGGCATCAACCCAGGCTGCCCAGCCAAAAAATGTCTCTGTCGAGCAGTTGTTCGCCGACATCGCGGCGACCCAGAGCAAGACGCTCAAGGTCATCATCAAGACCGACGTCTTCGGCTCGTCCGAAGCCGTGCGTAGCGTGCTCGAGGGAATCAAGAGCACCAAGGTCTCCCTCGAGATCGTCTCAACCGACGTGGGCCTCGTCACCAAGAACGATGTCCTGATGGCCGGAGCATCCGGAGCGGTCGTCATCGGCTTCAATACGAAGCTCGAAAATGGCGTCACTCCCCTCGCCAAGCACCACAAGGTCCGCGTCGAGACCTATGACATCATCTACGAACTGGGCGACAAGGTGCGCGACATGATGGCCGATCTCCTCGATCCAGAAATCAAGGAGGTCCGCACCGGCGCCGCCGAGGTCCGCGCAACGTTCCCGCTCGCCAAGGGCTTCGTGGCCGGATGCCTCGTCACCGAAGGCAAGGTCACACGCAACTCCCGCGCGCGCGTCCGCCGCAAGAAGGACTCCGTCTACGAAGGCAAGGTTGACACGCTCAAGCGGTTCAAGGACGACGCCAACGAAGTCCGCGCCGGCCTGGAGTGCGGCATCAAGCTTGACGACTTCAACGGTTACGAGATCGGCGACGTGATCGAGGTCTTCGAGATACAGAAGGTCAGGGCGTCGCTCTAG